A region of Pseudoalteromonas aliena SW19 DNA encodes the following proteins:
- a CDS encoding IS3 family transposase (programmed frameshift), which translates to MTKLKRATYSAAIKLETAQLVVDQGYTQEDAAKAMGVGKSTVSKWVTQLKLERNGQTPLASPMTPEQIEIRELKKQIQRIELEKDIFKKGYRSLDVRLPEQFSLIEKLNQRERYPISVLCSVFNVHRSSYKYWAIRDTTPTPEQVRLEAEVKAIHAMSGGSAGARTIAAIATNNDFELSRYRAAKLMVKLKLESCQVPQHSYKRGGNEHLEIPNLLDRQFDVVEPDTVWCGDVTYIWTGNRWAYLAVVIDLFARKVVGWAMSLSPDTNLTLKALELAYESRGKPSGLMFHSDQGSHYTSLKYRQRLWRYKITQSMSRRGNCWDNAPMERFFRSFKTEWMPKVGYGNFIDSKYSVSDYINGYYNNVRPHHYNAGLAPNESEVRYQDSKTVAKIS; encoded by the exons ATGACGAAATTAAAACGCGCAACATATTCAGCGGCAATTAAATTAGAAACGGCTCAGCTTGTAGTAGACCAAGGTTATACGCAAGAAGACGCAGCAAAAGCGATGGGGGTGGGTAAATCAACCGTCAGTAAGTGGGTTACTCAATTAAAGCTAGAACGTAATGGTCAGACACCTTTAGCTTCACCAATGACGCCCGAACAAATTGAAATCCGTGAACTTAAAAAACAAATCCAACGCATTGAATTAGAAAAGGATATAT TTAAAAAAGGCTACCGCTCTCTTGATGTCCGACTCCCTGAACAATTCTCATTAATTGAGAAATTGAATCAACGAGAGCGTTATCCAATTAGTGTGCTATGCAGCGTATTCAATGTGCATCGCAGCAGCTATAAATACTGGGCCATACGCGATACAACGCCGACACCTGAGCAAGTAAGGTTAGAGGCTGAAGTAAAAGCAATACATGCGATGAGTGGTGGTTCAGCAGGTGCACGGACAATCGCAGCGATAGCAACGAACAATGATTTTGAATTGAGCCGTTATCGTGCAGCTAAGCTAATGGTTAAATTAAAGCTTGAAAGCTGCCAAGTACCTCAACATTCATATAAACGCGGTGGTAATGAACACCTTGAAATCCCAAATCTGCTTGATAGACAGTTTGATGTTGTTGAACCAGATACCGTGTGGTGCGGTGATGTGACGTATATTTGGACAGGCAATCGCTGGGCTTATTTAGCCGTCGTTATTGATTTATTTGCACGTAAAGTGGTTGGCTGGGCAATGTCGTTGTCGCCAGATACTAATTTAACGCTAAAAGCGCTTGAACTCGCGTATGAAAGCAGAGGTAAGCCAAGTGGATTGATGTTTCACTCAGACCAAGGAAGCCACTATACAAGCTTGAAGTACCGCCAACGTTTATGGCGCTATAAAATCACACAAAGTATGAGTAGACGTGGAAATTGTTGGGATAATGCGCCAATGGAGCGATTTTTTAGAAGTTTTAAGACAGAATGGATGCCAAAGGTTGGATATGGAAACTTTATAGACTCTAAATATAGCGTGAGCGATTACATAAATGGATATTACAATAATGTTAGGCCACATCATTATAATGCTGGTTTAGCGCCAAATGAATCTGAGGTTAGATATCAAGATTCTAAAACTGTGGCCAAAATTAGTTGA
- a CDS encoding SDR family oxidoreductase produces the protein MQYNNKTVWITGASSGIGKELAIQFAELGARVILSARNVDKLNDLKATLKGGGHLVVPLDLAQPEHVLSTVTVKMSELPAIDILINNGGVSQRSLFLENDFNVYRQLMEVNYFGLIALTKAVLPAMVARRSGSIVSISSVAGKVGSKFRTGYSGSKYAVVGFMDCLRAEVAQHNIHCLTICPGSIKTAIAHNSLNEQGIAQNKPEKSIENGMDVSVAATKMIRAISNKKDEVIIGKGLSGWAPTIKRFFPTLFNRLTAKTNYR, from the coding sequence ATGCAATATAATAATAAAACCGTGTGGATCACCGGCGCATCATCAGGTATTGGTAAAGAGCTTGCTATACAATTTGCCGAGCTTGGAGCGCGCGTAATTTTATCGGCGCGCAATGTAGATAAACTAAACGATTTAAAAGCAACCCTTAAAGGCGGGGGGCACTTGGTTGTACCGCTGGACTTAGCCCAGCCAGAGCATGTACTGAGTACAGTAACAGTAAAAATGAGCGAGCTTCCTGCAATTGATATTTTAATTAATAACGGCGGCGTATCGCAGCGTAGCTTATTTTTAGAAAACGACTTTAACGTGTATCGCCAATTAATGGAGGTTAATTACTTTGGTTTAATTGCACTTACTAAAGCTGTATTGCCTGCTATGGTGGCAAGGCGCAGTGGCTCAATTGTGTCTATTAGTAGTGTGGCGGGTAAAGTAGGTTCAAAATTTAGAACGGGTTATTCGGGCTCTAAATATGCGGTTGTTGGTTTTATGGATTGCCTACGTGCAGAAGTAGCACAACATAACATTCATTGTTTAACAATTTGCCCAGGTTCTATTAAAACAGCGATTGCACATAACTCACTAAACGAGCAAGGCATCGCGCAAAATAAACCAGAAAAGTCGATAGAAAATGGCATGGATGTAAGCGTGGCTGCTACAAAAATGATTCGTGCCATTAGTAATAAAAAAGACGAAGTGATTATTGGCAAAGGTTTAAGTGGTTGGGCGCCCACAATTAAGCGCTTTTTTCCAACTCTGTTTAACCGCTTAACGGCAAAAACAAACTATAGGTAG
- a CDS encoding Mpo1 family 2-hydroxy fatty acid dioxygenase: MKTLQQQLGKYGLYHRSKRNVLTHFFGIPLIVFAALCLLARIQIPVGSFLIDNFVIDGAQLFVLASVVYYFMLSFSLGFIMAVILTLLLIGAQPIAAMAFWPWLGIGVGVFVFGWVLQFIGHYYEGKKPAFVDDLIGLIIGPLYVTVELLFLMGFYKKLEDEVNAIAGPTKA, translated from the coding sequence ATGAAAACACTTCAACAACAACTTGGTAAATATGGTTTATACCATCGTTCTAAACGCAATGTATTGACCCACTTTTTTGGTATTCCGCTCATTGTATTTGCTGCACTGTGCCTACTTGCACGTATCCAAATACCTGTGGGAAGTTTTCTAATTGATAATTTTGTCATTGATGGTGCACAACTTTTTGTATTAGCGTCAGTTGTTTATTATTTTATGCTGAGCTTTTCGCTTGGCTTTATTATGGCCGTGATACTCACTTTACTCCTTATTGGTGCTCAGCCTATCGCGGCAATGGCGTTTTGGCCTTGGTTGGGTATTGGTGTCGGTGTGTTTGTATTTGGCTGGGTACTGCAGTTTATTGGACATTATTACGAAGGTAAAAAACCGGCGTTTGTAGATGACCTAATTGGTTTAATTATTGGCCCTTTGTACGTAACTGTTGAGCTACTATTTTTAATGGGTTTTTATAAAAAATTAGAAGATGAAGTAAACGCAATAGCAGGGCCTACAAAGGCGTAG
- a CDS encoding Crp/Fnr family transcriptional regulator, with translation MTPQQQSVIEQGHWFKSRSQYLKNFLLTQGKTRSLKAQQSLFLRGDKHNGIYAVLSGVVRISGVSNEGKEAVLSFIETPLWFGEVTLFDGGLRTHDVYAQTDVVLFYVPQRALEQLLNEQPQYWQEFGLLLAQKLRLMFTSMEDHALLSAEQKVCNRLLMLSEHTEHLTPLVLSQQQLADMTYLTRQTINQILQRLVDLQAISLGYQRITILDKQKLHVRTGKLK, from the coding sequence ATGACTCCACAACAGCAAAGCGTTATTGAACAAGGGCATTGGTTTAAAAGCCGCAGCCAGTATTTAAAAAACTTTTTATTAACTCAAGGCAAAACGCGTTCACTTAAAGCCCAACAGTCACTATTTTTGCGAGGCGATAAGCATAACGGTATTTATGCCGTACTGAGCGGCGTGGTTCGTATTAGTGGTGTAAGCAATGAAGGAAAGGAAGCTGTACTCAGCTTTATTGAAACACCGCTGTGGTTTGGCGAAGTCACGTTGTTTGATGGCGGCCTACGTACGCACGACGTATATGCGCAAACCGATGTGGTACTTTTTTATGTACCCCAGCGTGCGCTTGAACAATTGTTAAATGAACAGCCACAATATTGGCAAGAGTTTGGTTTATTGCTGGCGCAAAAGTTACGCCTTATGTTTACCTCTATGGAAGATCACGCATTATTAAGCGCTGAGCAAAAGGTATGCAATCGACTTTTAATGCTGAGTGAGCATACAGAGCATTTAACGCCGCTTGTATTATCCCAGCAGCAACTTGCTGATATGACCTATCTAACTCGCCAAACTATTAATCAAATACTGCAACGACTCGTTGATCTACAAGCCATTAGTTTAGGGTATCAACGCATTACCATTTTAGATAAGCAAAAATTACACGTGCGCACTGGCAAGCTTAAATAG
- a CDS encoding LysR family transcriptional regulator, translating to MDLRHISFRLLEVFMSVVKTGSISESARRLHLTQPTVSLQIKRLQEAVGEPLVLMQQQKLHVTDAGFALFKTCQQVFGHFEDYQDFLTELNGGSRGRCKIAMVNTAQYILPKLLGPYSNLHPHVELPLEIGNRAEVLDRFERGEDDIYVFSHPPSLEHAQAARFLHNPLEFIVPLSHPLAHVKAVKLAELMQYRFLLRENGSATRMLFESELQSRGLVLNDSVQMASNEAIRVAVASGMGIAVLSRHVLAKDDTSFKILNVTDTHLASHWYFVMRTDRHISHAARNFLKFAQQHVEQYLDTQWVRNELHKLNLK from the coding sequence TTGGATTTACGGCATATCTCATTTAGGTTACTTGAAGTATTTATGAGCGTAGTAAAAACTGGCTCAATTAGCGAAAGCGCAAGGCGTTTACATTTAACGCAGCCAACCGTATCGCTGCAAATAAAACGATTACAAGAGGCCGTGGGTGAGCCACTAGTGCTTATGCAGCAACAAAAGTTACATGTTACTGATGCTGGGTTTGCGTTATTTAAAACCTGCCAGCAGGTGTTTGGGCATTTTGAAGACTATCAAGACTTCTTAACCGAGCTTAATGGTGGATCGCGCGGCCGTTGTAAAATTGCCATGGTTAATACAGCGCAATATATTTTACCAAAATTGCTAGGTCCTTATAGTAATTTACATCCGCATGTTGAACTCCCTCTTGAAATAGGCAACAGGGCAGAGGTACTTGATAGATTTGAGCGAGGGGAGGATGATATTTATGTATTTAGTCATCCGCCGTCGCTTGAACACGCACAAGCTGCTCGTTTTTTGCATAATCCGCTGGAATTTATAGTGCCCTTAAGTCATCCATTAGCTCACGTAAAAGCTGTTAAATTAGCTGAGCTAATGCAGTATCGCTTTTTACTACGAGAAAATGGTTCAGCAACACGGATGTTATTTGAAAGCGAGTTACAAAGCCGAGGATTAGTGCTAAATGACTCCGTACAAATGGCCAGTAATGAAGCAATACGGGTAGCGGTAGCGTCAGGCATGGGTATTGCAGTTTTATCACGCCATGTACTTGCAAAAGATGATACAAGCTTTAAAATTTTAAACGTAACCGACACCCATTTAGCGAGTCATTGGTATTTTGTAATGCGCACCGACAGGCACATATCGCATGCGGCACGTAATTTTTTAAAGTTTGCGCAGCAGCACGTAGAACAATATTTAGATACGCAATGGGTACGTAATGAATTACATAAGTTAAATTTAAAGTAG
- a CDS encoding sodium-dependent bicarbonate transport family permease, whose product MPDIVVMFFILGLVAGILRSDLAIPKATYETLSLLLMLTIGLKGGMVLHGNLSWQLLPEMGSVMLLGALIPLMLYPILKYVIKLSVANSASIAAHYGSVSAGTFAVALAYAETAQLVVGAEVTLYLVMLELPAIIVGLLLYRRLDKENSQKSELSLKALWHETLTNKSVILLVGGVVIGMMYGTVQGSQVTSLLTSSFKVVLALFLLEMGLVAAQTLRPIPWKQWKLAVFAIITPLFLGTIGVMVGTLLNLELGSVVILGSLVASASYIAAPAAIKAAIPKADIGLAMLSSLGVTFPFNVIVGIGLYHQLAVAMQ is encoded by the coding sequence GTGCCAGATATTGTTGTTATGTTTTTTATTTTAGGATTAGTAGCGGGTATTTTACGTTCTGATCTTGCTATTCCAAAAGCAACCTACGAAACCTTAAGCCTATTGCTCATGTTAACAATCGGTCTTAAAGGCGGTATGGTACTGCACGGTAATCTAAGCTGGCAACTGCTACCCGAAATGGGCTCGGTAATGTTACTTGGTGCACTTATTCCTCTTATGCTTTATCCAATTTTAAAATACGTAATTAAACTCTCTGTTGCTAATAGCGCAAGTATTGCCGCACATTACGGCTCAGTAAGTGCAGGTACCTTTGCGGTAGCGCTTGCGTATGCCGAGACAGCTCAATTAGTAGTCGGTGCAGAAGTAACTCTGTATTTAGTGATGCTAGAACTCCCTGCAATCATCGTTGGTTTACTGCTTTACAGAAGGCTTGATAAAGAAAACAGCCAAAAGAGTGAACTGTCGTTAAAAGCGCTTTGGCATGAAACACTTACTAACAAAAGTGTCATTTTGCTCGTAGGCGGTGTCGTTATCGGCATGATGTACGGCACGGTGCAAGGCAGCCAAGTAACCAGCCTCTTAACCAGCAGCTTTAAGGTCGTACTTGCGTTATTTTTACTGGAGATGGGTTTAGTCGCAGCACAAACTCTACGCCCTATTCCCTGGAAACAGTGGAAACTAGCAGTATTTGCTATTATCACGCCATTATTTTTAGGCACGATTGGCGTAATGGTAGGCACACTTTTAAATTTAGAGTTAGGGTCGGTAGTTATATTGGGAAGTTTGGTAGCAAGCGCTTCTTATATAGCAGCTCCCGCTGCTATAAAGGCAGCCATTCCTAAAGCCGATATTGGCCTTGCTATGCTCAGTTCTCTAGGCGTTACTTTTCCGTTTAATGTTATTGTTGGTATTGGTTTATACCACCAGCTCGCAGTAGCAATGCAGTAA
- a CDS encoding M23 family metallopeptidase, giving the protein MKVLKWILIGAVALLIIGLLIPEKIMIPVQGATAKDWNHNTFWYEPWGKSGVHKGIDIFGTKNTPVVASTSGVVIFAGELSRGGKAVAVLGPKWRVHYFAHLNEYSVSAGDTVSINSQIGLLGDTGNAAGKQPHVHYSILSLVPMPWLFTTQNQGWKKMFFLSPHKKLTIK; this is encoded by the coding sequence TTGAAAGTACTTAAGTGGATTTTAATTGGAGCTGTAGCTTTACTAATTATAGGCTTACTAATTCCTGAAAAAATAATGATACCGGTACAAGGGGCAACCGCTAAAGATTGGAACCATAATACGTTTTGGTATGAGCCTTGGGGTAAATCGGGTGTGCATAAAGGGATTGATATTTTTGGTACAAAAAATACACCCGTAGTTGCCTCTACAAGCGGTGTTGTTATATTTGCAGGTGAGTTAAGCCGAGGAGGTAAAGCGGTTGCTGTACTTGGGCCTAAATGGCGCGTGCATTATTTTGCACATTTAAATGAGTACAGTGTAAGTGCTGGCGATACAGTGAGCATAAACAGTCAAATTGGTTTACTTGGCGATACTGGAAATGCTGCGGGGAAACAGCCCCATGTGCATTATTCTATTTTATCATTAGTGCCCATGCCGTGGCTTTTTACAACGCAAAATCAAGGCTGGAAAAAGATGTTTTTTTTAAGCCCGCATAAAAAATTAACGATTAAGTAA
- a CDS encoding SPFH domain-containing protein — protein sequence MDSEKKAVPAVKSDSFMSRFGRRNVILVSSIVIVLAVIATLTSQVISWNEADERLVHQSAFTGNLTVINQAGPYLKAFGTTSAYKKVISINFTGDANATASAIVPLIPIRFLDTTTGGARGVSRFRLPGNVPAAESGALRGLLKIHEEFGSQETLISNLLMRATTENVKASARMMSVEQHYSGGNGQLSQDFADQLTNGIFVTEQIISTGERDKSDDLGNLSKQQRVTINIKMDDEGNTLRNAPILGAYGITVVDASIIDIDYESKVNARLEAQKQAAADEALARQNLKKAEQQARTEVALGEQAIAKQRAESEKLKIKEQIDAERIKANAIISAQQRVAVKAELAKEQEEILKQQRLEALGMDVLAEARLRAKSAALDPKYVFDETLKAEVKIQTALFTSLGNSRLVPEIVIGAGQGEQSNGSEFMRLLAADAALSLKKRLEKDKK from the coding sequence ATGGATAGCGAGAAAAAAGCGGTTCCAGCAGTAAAAAGTGATTCATTTATGAGTCGATTTGGTCGTCGAAATGTAATTTTAGTTTCATCAATTGTTATTGTGTTAGCGGTAATCGCAACACTCACATCGCAAGTTATTTCATGGAATGAAGCCGATGAACGCTTAGTTCATCAGTCGGCTTTTACTGGCAATTTAACAGTAATAAATCAGGCTGGCCCTTATTTAAAAGCGTTTGGTACTACATCGGCCTATAAAAAAGTGATTTCGATTAACTTTACCGGTGACGCAAATGCAACAGCAAGTGCAATTGTCCCGCTCATTCCTATTCGGTTTTTAGATACCACAACAGGTGGCGCACGCGGTGTATCGCGTTTTAGATTACCAGGTAATGTGCCTGCAGCTGAATCAGGTGCTTTGCGTGGTTTACTTAAAATTCATGAAGAATTTGGTTCACAAGAAACGTTAATCTCTAATTTATTAATGCGTGCAACTACAGAAAACGTAAAAGCATCGGCGCGTATGATGTCGGTAGAGCAACACTACTCTGGTGGTAATGGTCAATTAAGCCAAGATTTTGCTGATCAATTAACTAACGGTATTTTTGTTACCGAACAAATTATTAGCACGGGTGAGCGTGATAAATCTGATGATTTGGGTAATTTAAGTAAGCAACAACGTGTCACTATTAATATTAAAATGGACGATGAAGGTAACACACTTCGCAATGCCCCTATTTTGGGCGCTTACGGTATTACCGTTGTTGATGCCAGCATTATTGATATTGATTATGAGAGCAAAGTAAATGCTCGCCTTGAGGCGCAAAAGCAAGCTGCTGCTGATGAAGCGCTAGCGCGTCAAAACCTTAAAAAAGCAGAGCAACAAGCACGTACCGAAGTTGCTTTAGGTGAGCAAGCCATCGCTAAGCAACGTGCTGAATCTGAAAAGCTAAAAATTAAAGAGCAAATTGATGCTGAACGAATTAAGGCAAATGCCATTATTTCTGCGCAACAACGTGTTGCTGTTAAAGCCGAGTTGGCAAAAGAGCAAGAAGAAATTTTAAAACAACAACGCTTAGAAGCATTAGGTATGGACGTTTTAGCTGAAGCTCGTTTAAGAGCTAAGTCTGCGGCACTTGATCCTAAGTATGTATTTGATGAAACGCTAAAAGCAGAAGTTAAAATTCAAACTGCTTTATTTACAAGTTTAGGCAATAGCCGTTTAGTGCCTGAAATTGTAATAGGTGCAGGCCAAGGCGAGCAAAGTAATGGTTCTGAATTTATGCGTTTATTAGCCGCTGATGCTGCGCTGAGTCTTAAAAAACGTTTAGAAAAAGATAAAAAATAA
- a CDS encoding methanolan biosynthesis protein EpsI, producing MIFYIISLSTLVIILCVALYVIYSNTCKSRVRKSKEYNVLFDKDTIVDELITQLTEKNQTQENQDKTIKSKEEILATFVELHRSGSFCAHLSEQEIIYFVKKKLNMESNKNG from the coding sequence ATGATTTTTTATATTATTAGCTTGAGTACACTTGTTATTATTTTGTGCGTGGCGCTTTATGTAATCTACAGTAATACATGTAAAAGCCGAGTAAGAAAATCAAAAGAATACAATGTACTGTTTGATAAAGATACGATAGTGGATGAGCTAATCACTCAGCTAACAGAAAAAAATCAAACGCAAGAAAACCAAGATAAAACCATTAAAAGTAAAGAAGAAATCCTCGCAACATTTGTTGAACTACATCGTTCAGGCAGTTTTTGCGCGCACTTGAGTGAGCAGGAAATCATTTACTTTGTTAAAAAGAAATTAAACATGGAGAGTAATAAAAATGGATAG
- a CDS encoding HvfC/BufC N-terminal domain-containing protein: MNEVTLKQTQQWMMTMLVVRGNLKQKVIKASQQANLPLNLLNQNNEKSTFYRRLNIYAAGYVMRLVECLKAEYPFLEKFMGETVFADFAKAYIVTLPSKNSSLYDLGGGFALFLEKTRPGGFCSIEEEAFYSLPAEIARIERAKAEVSLAKGFEVEQEENVTLDFFSLLQQSLTVRTPSCLRLVKLAYPLLPLMQKLESNDEYAMPMAELSFIAFSRINYTLSSLALESWQFEFLKVCQQEPLLSNCIDITSRVSGLDKGDLLARLMFWLPSAIAHGLLKVAY; this comes from the coding sequence ATGAATGAAGTAACATTAAAACAAACACAACAATGGATGATGACGATGTTAGTTGTTCGTGGAAACCTTAAACAGAAAGTTATAAAGGCTTCACAACAAGCTAATTTACCATTGAATTTGTTGAATCAAAATAACGAAAAATCGACTTTTTACCGGCGATTAAATATATACGCAGCTGGTTACGTTATGCGTTTAGTAGAATGCCTTAAAGCCGAATACCCATTCCTTGAGAAGTTCATGGGAGAAACTGTTTTTGCAGATTTTGCAAAAGCTTACATTGTTACGCTCCCTTCTAAAAATTCGAGTCTGTATGATTTAGGCGGTGGTTTTGCTCTGTTCCTTGAAAAAACACGGCCAGGCGGATTTTGCAGTATTGAGGAGGAAGCGTTTTATTCTTTACCTGCAGAAATTGCTCGTATTGAAAGAGCGAAAGCAGAAGTCTCTTTAGCCAAGGGATTTGAAGTGGAGCAAGAAGAAAACGTAACATTAGATTTTTTTTCACTATTACAGCAATCGCTTACTGTACGCACACCATCATGTTTACGGTTAGTTAAGTTAGCGTACCCACTTTTACCACTGATGCAAAAACTAGAATCAAACGATGAATACGCTATGCCTATGGCTGAGCTAAGTTTTATTGCTTTTTCACGGATTAATTACACGTTAAGTTCATTAGCGCTCGAATCTTGGCAGTTTGAGTTTTTAAAGGTGTGTCAGCAAGAGCCGCTTTTATCAAACTGTATTGATATTACTTCAAGAGTAAGTGGCTTAGACAAAGGCGACTTATTGGCGCGTTTGATGTTTTGGCTTCCAAGTGCTATTGCGCACGGATTACTGAAAGTGGCTTATTAA
- the bufB gene encoding MNIO family bufferin maturase codes for MTKNMLNLEPLGFGVGLRTQHFPYLMNEDDWALDWFEVISENFIDNYGYARHVLEKIRAKKPIVMHGVSMNIGSTDPLNLSYLEKLKILAHEIEPEWVSDHLCWTGAMGVNSHDLLPMPLTAESLQHVVSRIHYVQDFLQRPLILENPSSYLEFEQNTFTEWDFLSAIVSQTGCGLLLDVNNVYVSSYNHGYDPETFIKNLPHKHIVQMHLAGPTLMGDCLIDTHDSPVPEKVWHLYQLAQSLAGNNVATLLEWDANIPDFPTLITELNKARSVLAGVIPSNGELYSATDNAMVLSTPIVR; via the coding sequence TTGACGAAAAACATGCTTAATTTAGAGCCGTTGGGGTTTGGAGTTGGATTAAGGACACAGCACTTTCCTTATCTTATGAATGAAGATGACTGGGCACTTGATTGGTTTGAAGTCATTAGTGAAAACTTTATAGATAACTATGGCTATGCTCGCCATGTATTAGAAAAAATACGCGCTAAAAAGCCGATAGTCATGCATGGCGTGTCAATGAATATTGGCAGTACAGATCCTTTAAATTTGTCATACCTTGAAAAACTAAAAATACTTGCTCATGAAATAGAGCCCGAATGGGTTTCCGATCATCTTTGCTGGACAGGCGCAATGGGTGTTAATAGCCATGACCTTTTGCCAATGCCGTTAACCGCAGAAAGTTTGCAACATGTTGTGTCGAGAATACATTACGTGCAAGATTTTTTGCAACGCCCGTTAATACTCGAAAATCCTTCTAGTTACTTAGAATTTGAACAAAACACTTTCACTGAGTGGGATTTTTTATCAGCGATCGTAAGTCAAACTGGCTGTGGTTTATTGTTGGATGTGAATAATGTGTACGTGTCATCTTATAATCATGGTTATGATCCCGAAACATTTATTAAAAACCTTCCTCACAAGCATATAGTGCAAATGCACCTTGCTGGGCCTACATTAATGGGGGATTGCCTTATTGATACACACGACAGCCCCGTTCCTGAAAAAGTATGGCATCTATATCAGCTTGCCCAGTCTCTTGCTGGTAATAATGTAGCTACATTACTCGAATGGGATGCAAATATACCTGATTTTCCAACATTGATAACGGAGCTGAACAAAGCTCGTTCGGTATTGGCGGGTGTTATACCGAGTAACGGAGAGCTTTATAGTGCAACAGACAACGCTATGGTGCTTTCAACACCTATTGTTCGTTAA